The genomic stretch AACTGTGTTCGCTTGGGCGGGGGGCGCGGATTGTCGTCCCTGACAACTGCCCAAACGAGTCCCGCGGCTCCCTGCGTTCGCCGGTTGCCTGCCTGTGAAACCGACATCCGTGTCGGTTTCTCTTACCTCATGCGCCCTTCTCCGGGGGATCTCTCCGCAAAGAGCGCGGAGCGAGATCTCTTCGCCCCTGGGGAGGATGAATTCACCGTATGCCCGGGGACACTCCCTCTGCCTGAAAAATTTGCGGATTGAGGACCACCAGGTCCCCCCCTCCCGGAGGCCGGGAAGGTACTGCCGCTCGATGACCCGTGCCTCTCCTCCCCCTCCCGTTTTTCCACCACGAAGGGCAGAAGGTCGAAATGGGCGTCCGTCACAAAAGAGTTCCTGTGCAGATCCGCCGCCCGGCTCGGAAAGTCCGTTCCGCTGTTCATGGGATCATTCTCCTTTTCGACGAAGCCCGATCACTGCCGAGCGAAGAGATGGGCGTACTCCGCCAGGGAGTGCCTGACATGTCCGTCCCTTCCGGAGACGGGTTCCGCCCGGACCATGGAGTTGAGCACCGCTTCTTCCGTCGCCTCGGCGGCAGCCCGAAAGGCGAGGTTGATATGGTTTTCGTTCAGCATGGAGAGGGAGACTAGGGGCGCCGTTTCGTGGTGGAGGAAGCGGTTCGCCGTGGTGAAGGCGAGGGCGATTTCCCCGCTGCCGCTGCCGATGAAGGCCCCGGTCCTGGTGATGCCCACGGACGCCCTGCGGGCGACCCGGCGGAGCTGACGCTCCGTGAGGGGGATATCAGTGGCGATCACGGCGATAATGGACCCCTGCTCATCCTGGGGCGGGTGGATTTTCCCTATGACGGGGCCGATGTGCCGCCCGTCCACCCGGAAGTCCTCCAGCCGGCCATAGTTGGAGAGGACGAGGACTCCTAGGATGAAGGAAGTTCCTTCCACCCTGACGACCCTGGAGGCCGTGCCGATGCCGCCCTTGAGTTGATGGCACGACATGCCCCTGCCCGCCCCGACGGCCCCCTCGTCAAAGTTCTCCGACGCGGAAGCGAGGGCCCGGAGCACGTGCTCCTCCCGGACGGCGAAACCCCGGATGTCGTTGAGGAAGCCGTCGTTGCACTCGCACACCACGGGGTTGACCGTTCCCGTCTCCCGGCCGATGTCGGGGTTGTCCGCCAGCATGTGCCTGACGAGGGCTTCGGAAGCCGTCCCTACGGCGAAGGTGTT from Aminivibrio sp. encodes the following:
- a CDS encoding P1 family peptidase, whose protein sequence is MDFRKRMVDYGINTGILPRGPRNAITDVEGVRVGHCTLADGPVQTGVTALLPHGGNLFREKLLAACHVINGFGKSAGLVQVEEMGTLETPVILTNTFAVGTASEALVRHMLADNPDIGRETGTVNPVVCECNDGFLNDIRGFAVREEHVLRALASASENFDEGAVGAGRGMSCHQLKGGIGTASRVVRVEGTSFILGVLVLSNYGRLEDFRVDGRHIGPVIGKIHPPQDEQGSIIAVIATDIPLTERQLRRVARRASVGITRTGAFIGSGSGEIALAFTTANRFLHHETAPLVSLSMLNENHINLAFRAAAEATEEAVLNSMVRAEPVSGRDGHVRHSLAEYAHLFARQ